The region TACTCAAGTAAAATCGGCATGGATAATGCAAATAACGTTTTCTGCCGTTTCATCTCAATTTTTTCCGTCTAGCGGCTAGGCCCTTACGCAACGCGCGctaaggaacttcgttccaaaatCTCTTACCATTAGACTTAATAAGTTGCAAGCTCTTCAAGATCGCTTCAGGTACGGGTGGTGGAGTGGGAAGGTGGTCACCGGTCGCTTGGAAGCCGTTCTCATCAGCTACATACGTGACTGTGTATGTTTTACCATCATCACCGATGTAGGAGTATGAGCCAGTTACTAGGAGGGACCCTTGTTCTGGGAGAGCACCGGGGATGACTCGACCTGGAAGAAAGAAGTTTACATTATCAAGTTTTTACGTTTCAATCCGTCAACGGTCATCGTATGGACATAGTTATCTATTAAATGTATGTTAGAGCCGAGCCTTCAAGGTATGTTGTATTTAGATTCAGATTCTAGTAGAGACAtagtattttcatttatttatttaataacaatacattaaatatGACCTGCTTTTATTGCCGTTATCCTAGCCGTTCATTAATTAACTCGCGGAAAATACTATGTCTCTACTAGAATCTGAATCCAAATACAACATACCTTGAATTATTTGACAATTAATTTAGATGGGTGCGGCTTCTTTTTaaccaaatttaaaaaaatcacaaagacTCAACTGAACGTATTACACAGATAAAAATGTGAGAGGCTTTGCAATTGTGGCTATTTTTGATCATCTAAGTAAGTACTTAAGTTATTTCCAAATCAATGGattcaagaaaaaataataaaccaaaTTGGCATGGCCCAATGAACTAGAATTTATGCAATATAATGACTGTCTATCAATACAAGAGCTTTAAACGGAAGCATCCATAAATCATTTCACAAAACACCCCCCACGTAACTGACAACCGTGACAAATGTAGACGCGACTATCGTCCATAATGGTTAGGTCATAAATGTCAAATTGCCGTCATATAATTTGACAGCTCTATGTaacatactataaaatatgtaggaCTATATTTGAGAGCTCTTCTGTTGAGATGTCCATTGAAAATAGATAAAGATGCAATGTTGAAAGCTCTGTCGAGTTATAGGCTCTAATTACGTGTTTGAGTGGGCTTTAACATTATGTAATGTTGCAAAATTTATAAGtgaatcgttttttttttacttaaatgaAAGGCAATTGACATATTACATGCGTGAATAGCAAAAAGTTGGCAAaatgttaacataatattatctgaaGGTTAGGTTAAGGTGTGAAGTTAAAAATAAGACTTAAGATACCTCTAGATacctattttaagatttataagCATCCTCATAGAGCTTTGTAGAAATGAAAGTCATGTAATAGATTTTGTTCAAAAGTGAAATGTAATGTGATGTGAAAAGTAGGTATCCCAAATGcttaaattttctatttttacatattttgtagaaactatttatgttaatatttagGCAAAGTCAGCCAAGtactaagtaaataataaaattacgcactattattaactttacgcactttataatttaacctTATTGGACTATAATTCACTACATAACgacaatattttacatattccaGAGATACAAACACATAAAACCATAgtttaaatacgtaattaacTTTTAGGAAATTTATGACTGAAACGAATAatcttaaaatttatagataatatgtattataattttgtagatGCAAATGCATATATAGGATTACCTCGTTAAGATTTgttattaatacaaattacaaatattgCAATCGATATTATGCAagatttaataaagttatccATATAATCTAAagtagactacattttatccGACTGCGCAAGGAGGTTTACGTTTCGAAGTGTATTTTGTATGTTAGTATATCAGTATTATAGGCTGTCTGTATAGAAAAAGGTAACATAGATTTTAGCAAGATactatttaagaaaataatgaatataaaattttaagaaaactaAAGCGATTGTACGAACTTTGCCAGCTCGGCTAAATATCTTGCGATATTTCACGAACCTATCTATTTTCTTAATTGgcaaataaatatcattaaaaggTTTAGGTTCTAGATTTCTTTGTTAGAAATTTAATGGAATAAACGATTTCGAGTTTAAGATTGAATTTAAGATACAACACATCTTTCAAGTTGATTGTTGATCGTTGCAGGTATTTTGTACTTACAGTCTATTGGAAtatgtaatgaaaaaaaacgaaatatttctttctttgTTGTATTAAGTACTTGTTTTAACCTTTACTATTCAGTAGTTCTGGAGTAATCAAGGTTACAACGATAGAAACTAACCAGTAAAATTTGAGAgaattctttattaaaatgatctatataatatacatataaatcaagtaaagttaaaattactCACCCTCTTGTTCTGCCTTAGTTCCATCGCTTGTTTCATACGCATATCTGAATCCGTCTTCGTTCAATTCATTCTCAAATTTCAGTATTTCAGCTTGGTTTGCATATCGCTCTGATTGTCTATTAAAGTTCAAACTTCCCTGGTTTTCTTGCGTAAACCTTTGTCCTCCGAACCGTTGACTTTGCTCACCTAATCCTTGACTTTGCCCACCAAATCCTTGACTCTGCCCACCAAAACTTTGACTTTGCCCTCCGAATGATTGACTTTCAGATGGTCCAAAAGGAGTTTGCAGACCAGCATCCGC is a window of Colias croceus chromosome 17, ilColCroc2.1 DNA encoding:
- the LOC123699047 gene encoding pupal cuticle protein 36a-like, which codes for MVHYTHILRRSIIMKYYVVLALVSMATAAKLDQVYLPPNVASASGADAGLQTPFGPSESQSFGGQSQSFGGQSQGFGGQSQGLGEQSQRFGGQRFTQENQGSLNFNRQSERYANQAEILKFENELNEDGFRYAYETSDGTKAEQEGRVIPGALPEQGSLLVTGSYSYIGDDGKTYTVTYVADENGFQATGDHLPTPPPVPEAILKSLQLIKSNGIYSSQKSSYDADAGY